Proteins encoded in a region of the Corallococcus caeni genome:
- a CDS encoding ABC transporter permease/substrate-binding protein translates to MRALALAWLLLFGVACERADGAGPEVRVGSKKFTESVILGELVTQVAKDAGARASHRRELGGTTVLWEALRRGELDVYPEYTGTLRQELLVGRALPDDAALRQALAGEGLRMSASLGFNNTYALGMKEAEAQRLGIRRISDLKAHPELRVGFSNEFMQRGDGWPALRDAYGLPQRDVRGLDHDLAYRGLESGAIQLTDLYSTDAEIAAYGLRVLEDDRHHFPAYDAVLLYRADLETRAPRVVSALRRLEGALPEAEMVKLNARARLEHVPEARVASDFLQQSLGLTTQVRTDGRASRVWQRTREHLFLVGLSLVAAIALAIPLGVVAARRPRLGQGVLGLSSVIQTVPSLALLVFMIPLLGIGSKPAIAALFLYSLLPIVRNTAAGLQGIPWEVRESAEALGLPSGARLWRIELPMAAASILAGIQTAAVINVGTATLGALVGAGGYGQPILTGIRLDDVGLILEGAVPAAVLALAVSGLFEVVARVLVPRGLRGQA, encoded by the coding sequence ATGCGCGCGCTGGCGTTGGCGTGGCTGCTGCTCTTCGGCGTCGCGTGCGAGCGCGCCGACGGCGCGGGGCCGGAGGTGCGCGTGGGCTCCAAGAAGTTCACCGAGTCCGTCATCCTCGGGGAGCTGGTGACGCAGGTGGCGAAGGACGCGGGCGCGCGGGCCTCGCACCGGCGCGAGCTGGGCGGCACCACGGTGCTGTGGGAGGCGCTGCGCCGGGGCGAGCTGGACGTCTATCCCGAGTACACCGGCACGCTGCGCCAGGAGCTGCTCGTGGGCCGCGCGCTGCCGGACGACGCGGCGCTGCGCCAGGCGCTCGCGGGCGAGGGCCTGCGCATGAGCGCGTCGCTGGGCTTCAACAACACGTACGCGCTGGGCATGAAGGAAGCAGAGGCCCAGCGGCTGGGCATCCGCCGCATCTCCGACCTGAAGGCCCACCCGGAGCTGCGCGTGGGCTTCAGCAACGAGTTCATGCAGCGGGGCGACGGCTGGCCCGCGCTGCGCGACGCGTACGGTCTGCCCCAGCGCGACGTGCGCGGCCTGGACCACGACCTGGCCTACCGGGGCCTGGAGAGCGGGGCGATTCAACTCACGGACCTGTACTCGACGGACGCGGAGATCGCCGCCTACGGGCTGCGCGTGCTGGAGGACGACCGGCACCACTTCCCCGCGTACGACGCCGTGCTCCTCTACCGCGCGGACCTGGAGACGCGGGCGCCCCGGGTCGTCTCCGCATTGCGCCGGCTGGAGGGCGCGCTGCCGGAAGCGGAGATGGTGAAGCTCAACGCCCGCGCGCGGCTGGAGCACGTGCCGGAGGCGCGGGTGGCGTCGGACTTCCTCCAGCAGTCGCTGGGGCTGACGACACAGGTGCGCACGGACGGGCGGGCGTCCCGCGTCTGGCAGCGCACGCGCGAGCACCTGTTCCTCGTGGGCCTGTCGCTGGTGGCGGCCATCGCGCTGGCCATCCCGCTGGGCGTGGTGGCCGCGCGCCGTCCGCGCCTGGGGCAGGGCGTGCTGGGGCTCTCCAGTGTCATCCAGACGGTGCCGTCGCTGGCGCTGCTGGTGTTCATGATTCCGCTCTTGGGCATCGGCTCGAAGCCGGCCATCGCGGCGCTGTTCCTCTACAGCCTGCTGCCCATCGTGCGGAACACGGCGGCGGGGTTGCAGGGCATCCCGTGGGAGGTGCGCGAGTCCGCGGAGGCGCTGGGCCTGCCGTCCGGCGCGCGGCTGTGGCGCATCGAACTGCCCATGGCGGCGGCGTCCATCCTCGCGGGCATCCAGACGGCGGCGGTCATCAACGTGGGCACGGCCACGCTGGGCGCGCTGGTGGGCGCGGGCGGCTACGGCCAGCCCATCCTCACCGGCATCCGCCTGGACGACGTGGGGCTCATCCTGGAGGGCGCGGTGCCCGCGGCGGTGCTGGCGCTCGCGGTCAGCGGCCTCTTCGAGGTGGTGGCGCGCGTGCTGGTGCCCCGGGGCCTGCGCGGCCAGGCCTGA
- a CDS encoding glycosyltransferase family 2 protein encodes MHRLELPPGPPSVEARTTASVSRDAADLTLDIVIPVFNEEEMLDLLLGRLAQVFAPEVLARQGVASVRLILVDDGSRDATARLLAERIRGGLQARLIRLSRNFGHQGAVCAGLDHADADLVSVMDADLQDPPEVVWDMLAAWRQGADVAFGRRRRRQGNVVKRLGYWGFYRLVAFLSEINLPLDTGDFCLMDRGVVTALRQLPENLRFSRGLRAWVGFQQVAVPFDRPARAAGEPKYTWSKLYRLATDGIASMSTRPLQAAQLASFLFGVLTVLFLFLLVGFSRHLDVPRPFLFAYVLIATGNAVLAFCLYILGAYVGRTYLEVKGRPPYLVMERVEPRVRQENLHVPPVP; translated from the coding sequence ATGCATCGGCTCGAACTGCCTCCTGGCCCGCCCTCTGTCGAAGCGCGAACGACCGCCAGCGTGTCCCGCGACGCGGCCGACCTGACGCTCGACATCGTCATCCCCGTGTTCAACGAGGAGGAGATGCTGGACCTGCTGCTCGGGCGGCTGGCCCAGGTCTTCGCGCCCGAGGTGCTCGCTCGGCAGGGCGTAGCGTCCGTGCGGCTTATCCTGGTGGACGACGGAAGTCGCGACGCCACCGCGCGGCTGCTCGCCGAGCGCATCCGGGGAGGACTGCAGGCGCGGCTCATCCGGTTGTCGCGCAACTTCGGACATCAGGGCGCGGTGTGCGCGGGGTTGGACCACGCGGATGCGGACCTGGTTTCGGTGATGGACGCGGACCTCCAGGATCCGCCGGAGGTGGTCTGGGACATGCTGGCCGCATGGCGCCAGGGCGCGGACGTCGCCTTTGGAAGGCGGCGGCGGCGGCAGGGCAACGTGGTCAAGCGGTTGGGTTACTGGGGCTTCTACCGGCTGGTGGCGTTCCTCTCCGAGATCAACCTGCCCCTGGACACCGGGGACTTCTGCCTGATGGACCGGGGCGTGGTGACGGCGCTGCGCCAGTTGCCGGAGAACCTGCGCTTCTCCCGGGGCCTCAGGGCTTGGGTGGGTTTCCAGCAGGTGGCGGTGCCCTTCGACCGGCCAGCACGCGCTGCGGGCGAGCCCAAATACACCTGGAGCAAGCTGTACCGGTTGGCCACCGACGGCATCGCGTCCATGAGCACGCGGCCCCTGCAGGCGGCCCAGCTCGCCAGCTTCCTCTTCGGCGTGCTCACGGTGCTCTTCCTGTTCCTGCTGGTGGGCTTCTCACGCCACCTGGACGTGCCTCGTCCTTTCCTCTTCGCCTACGTGCTCATCGCCACTGGCAACGCGGTGCTGGCGTTCTGCCTCTACATCCTGGGGGCGTACGTGGGCCGTACATACCTGGAGGTGAAGGGCCGTCCCCCCTATCTCGTGATGGAGCGGGTGGAACCCCGCGTGCGCCAGGAGAATCTCCATGTCCCTCCCGTCCCCTGA
- a CDS encoding ATP-binding cassette domain-containing protein yields the protein MFILEEVSKRFGAAQALHPLSLELPKGATTALIGPSGCGKSTLLRLLNGLLRPDTGRVLFDGQPLPEDESALLAVRRRVGYALQGGGLFPHLTGARNVTLMARHLRWPETRIRERLASLMDLTRLPADALERFPGELSGGQRQRVALMRALMLDPDVLLLDEPLGALDPLVRHDLQTELRGIFERLGKTVVLVTHDLSEAAYLGDGIVLMREGQVVQQGSLDDLEARPAEPFVTRFIQAQRPLPLRRSG from the coding sequence GTGTTCATCCTGGAGGAGGTGTCCAAGCGCTTCGGTGCCGCGCAAGCCCTGCACCCGCTGAGCCTGGAGCTGCCGAAGGGCGCCACCACGGCGCTCATCGGTCCCAGCGGCTGCGGGAAGTCCACGCTGCTGCGGCTGCTCAACGGCCTGCTTCGTCCCGACACGGGGCGCGTGCTCTTCGACGGACAGCCCCTGCCGGAGGACGAAAGCGCGCTGCTCGCCGTGCGCCGCCGCGTGGGCTACGCGCTCCAGGGCGGGGGGCTGTTCCCGCACCTCACCGGCGCGCGGAACGTCACGCTGATGGCGCGGCACCTGCGCTGGCCGGAGACGCGGATCCGCGAACGGCTGGCCTCGTTGATGGACCTGACGCGCTTGCCGGCGGACGCGCTGGAGCGCTTCCCCGGGGAGCTGTCCGGAGGCCAGCGGCAGCGGGTGGCGCTGATGCGCGCGCTGATGCTGGACCCGGACGTGCTGCTGCTGGACGAACCCCTGGGCGCGTTGGATCCGCTGGTGCGCCATGACCTCCAGACGGAGCTGCGCGGCATCTTCGAACGGCTGGGCAAGACGGTGGTGCTCGTCACCCACGACCTGTCGGAGGCGGCCTACCTGGGCGACGGCATCGTGCTGATGCGCGAGGGCCAGGTGGTGCAGCAGGGCTCGCTGGACGACCTGGAGGCGCGGCCCGCGGAGCCGTTCGTCACGCGCTTCATCCAGGCCCAGCGTCCGCTGCCCCTGCGGAGGTCCGGGTGA
- a CDS encoding class I SAM-dependent methyltransferase, with the protein MSLPSPESAAPVEMLSRPTSAEPFPDEWYDESSADHFWFTWRLRALHRLMKDVGLSTEATLRALDIGSGSGVLARQLEDTTAWTVDATDLNLGALKRCAPRRGRTLYYDVTEERTELRGTYDVALLFDVIEHVPKPRPLLESALRHLKPGGWLLINVPALPVLFSRYDVVAGHVRRYTRDSLARELDGLPLSSRALRYWGFSLVPALLARKALMPTQDPDQQRVIERGFVPPSKLVDGALRVLMHAETRLSARPVLGTSVLYAGRVP; encoded by the coding sequence ATGTCCCTCCCGTCCCCTGAGTCCGCCGCCCCGGTGGAGATGCTGTCGCGCCCCACTTCCGCGGAGCCCTTCCCCGACGAGTGGTACGACGAGTCCTCCGCGGACCACTTCTGGTTCACCTGGCGGCTGCGCGCGCTGCACCGCCTGATGAAGGACGTGGGTCTGTCCACAGAGGCCACGCTCCGGGCGCTGGACATCGGCTCGGGGTCAGGTGTGCTTGCGCGCCAGTTGGAGGACACCACCGCGTGGACGGTGGACGCCACCGACCTCAACCTGGGCGCGTTGAAGCGATGCGCGCCGCGCCGGGGCCGGACGCTCTACTACGACGTCACCGAGGAGCGAACCGAGCTACGGGGCACCTACGACGTGGCCCTCCTCTTCGACGTCATCGAGCACGTTCCCAAGCCACGCCCCCTGCTCGAGTCCGCGCTGCGGCATCTGAAACCCGGCGGGTGGCTGCTCATCAACGTACCCGCGCTGCCCGTGCTCTTCAGCCGCTATGACGTCGTCGCGGGCCACGTGCGGCGCTACACACGCGACAGCCTGGCCCGCGAGTTGGACGGCCTGCCGCTCTCCTCGCGGGCGCTGCGTTACTGGGGTTTCTCCCTGGTGCCCGCGCTGCTCGCGCGCAAGGCGCTGATGCCCACCCAGGACCCGGACCAGCAGCGGGTCATTGAACGAGGCTTCGTGCCCCCGTCGAAGCTGGTGGACGGAGCGCTGCGCGTCCTGATGCACGCGGAGACGCGTCTGTCCGCGCGGCCGGTGCTGGGGACGTCCGTGCTGTACGCGGGCCGCGTGCCCTGA